Genomic DNA from Streptomyces sp. PCS3-D2:
GGGCAGGAACTCGTTCTGGTACACGTCCACGCTGAAGCGCGGTGCGCTCGGCTTGGCGAAGTTCGCCATCGGCTGGACTCCTAGAGGGCTCGGGCAGGCGGGTCAGACCTGCGGGCGCGCTTCCACTTCCGGTTCCCGTCCGGGCTGCGCGGCGAACGGCACGACGGCCACGGTGATGTTGTCGTGGCCGCCGCCGTCGAGGGCGTGGCCCACCAGCACCTGCGCGCCGTGCAGCGGGCGGACCGCGGCGTCGGCGGGCAGCACCTGCGCCATCTCGCGCGCGGACTCCGCGTAGTTCCACAGTCCGTCGGTGCAGACCACCACCACGCCGGGGTGGTCCGGCTTGAAGATCGCGGTGTGCGGTTCGAGTTCGTACGCGTCGGCGCCCAGCCAGCCGGTGATGGCGTGCGCGCGGACGTCCGCGTAGGCCTCGGCCTCGCCCATCAGGCCGGCGGCGACCATCTGGGCGGCCCACGAGTCGTCCTCGGTGAGGCGGCGGGGCAGCGCGGCACGGTCGTCGGGCACCCAGTAGGCGCGGCTGTCGCCCACCCAGCCGATGGTCAGCAGCCCGCCGCTGACGACGGCGCCGACCAGGGTGCAGGCGGGCGCGTTCTGCGCGCCGGGGACCTCCGGGGCCAGGGCGTTGACCGCCGCGGCGGCGGCCAGGATCGCCTCGTGCATGGCCTCCTGGGGGTGCGCACCGCGGGGGAGGGCCTCCAGCAGGGCCTCGTTGGCGGCGCCGGCCGCGGCGGCCGACGCGTCGTCGGGGCGGCTCGCGGAGGAGACCCCGTCGCACACGATGGCCACGGTGGCGGCCGAACCGTCGGGCAGGGCGGTCGCCGACACGGCGAACGAGTCCTCGTTGCGGTGGTGGCGCAGCCCCCGGTCACTGACGGCGGCGACGCTGCCCAGCTCCTCCTCGACGTGGTCGCGCTCCCGGGGCTGCGCGTGCCCGCAGTGCTCGCAGTACCCGTCGGTGTCGACGTGCCCGGCCCGGCAGGCCACGCAGGTCTTCCCACCGGGTGCGGCACCGGACGGGGGCGCGCTGTCGTAGGCGTTCTCGTACGGGTTCTCCGGGCCCGGGCCCCAGGGCGTCCCCCCGAGGGGCGCGCCGGGGTCGCCGCCGGGCCGGTCGTGCCGGGTCTCGGGGCCGCCCGCCGGGTCCTGCGCGGCCGCGGACTCGGCGCCGCTGCCGTACGGGCTGCCGGGGCCGGGGCCGGGGCCGTGGCCGTGGCCGGGGGTGGGTCCGGGGTACGAGGCTCCGGCCGGGCTCGGCCGGAGCTCCGGTTCCGGCTCCGGATCAGGCTGCGCCGGGGTCGCGGACCAGTCGGCAGGGTCCCCCACCAGGGTCGGCGCGGCCGCGGCCACGCTGCCCCAGCCGGGGGCGGGTCCGCCGCCGGGGGAGCCGTGCGAGCCGGCCGGGGCCGCCACCGCGTACCCAGCCGCGGGCGCGGCCTGGGCCGGCGGCGCCGGTGGGATGGGGAGGGTCGGCTGGTCCGTGGACGCGGCCGCGGGAGCAGCAGTCAGGGCGTAGCCGCAGAGGCCGCAGAAACGGTCCCCCTCTTCCATGGGCTCCGCGCAGCTCGGGCAGCCCGACGGCCGATGCATCGACATCAATCACACCCACGTCCGGGGACGGAAACGGTTGG
This window encodes:
- a CDS encoding PP2C family serine/threonine-protein phosphatase, with translation MEEGDRFCGLCGYALTAAPAAASTDQPTLPIPPAPPAQAAPAAGYAVAAPAGSHGSPGGGPAPGWGSVAAAAPTLVGDPADWSATPAQPDPEPEPELRPSPAGASYPGPTPGHGHGPGPGPGSPYGSGAESAAAQDPAGGPETRHDRPGGDPGAPLGGTPWGPGPENPYENAYDSAPPSGAAPGGKTCVACRAGHVDTDGYCEHCGHAQPRERDHVEEELGSVAAVSDRGLRHHRNEDSFAVSATALPDGSAATVAIVCDGVSSASRPDDASAAAAGAANEALLEALPRGAHPQEAMHEAILAAAAAVNALAPEVPGAQNAPACTLVGAVVSGGLLTIGWVGDSRAYWVPDDRAALPRRLTEDDSWAAQMVAAGLMGEAEAYADVRAHAITGWLGADAYELEPHTAIFKPDHPGVVVVCTDGLWNYAESAREMAQVLPADAAVRPLHGAQVLVGHALDGGGHDNITVAVVPFAAQPGREPEVEARPQV